A DNA window from Clavibacter sepedonicus contains the following coding sequences:
- the secE gene encoding preprotein translocase subunit SecE, whose product MARKIVDEPSEEIVAQAREQRDARRNPFARLVLFIKQVVQELKKVVTPTRKELLTFTGVVLAFVIVMMVIVSLLDQLFGYLAIVVFGNGA is encoded by the coding sequence GTGGCGCGGAAGATCGTCGACGAGCCGAGCGAGGAGATCGTCGCGCAGGCTCGCGAGCAGCGGGACGCACGACGCAACCCCTTCGCCCGGCTGGTGCTCTTCATCAAGCAGGTCGTGCAGGAGCTCAAGAAGGTGGTCACCCCCACCCGCAAGGAGCTGTTGACGTTCACGGGAGTGGTGCTGGCCTTCGTCATCGTCATGATGGTGATCGTCTCGCTCCTCGATCAGCTGTTCGGGTACCTCGCCATCGTGGTGTTCGGCAACGGGGCCTAG
- the rplK gene encoding 50S ribosomal protein L11: protein MAPKKKVTGLIKLQIKAGAANPAPPIGPALGQHGVNIMEFCKAYNAQTESQRGNVIPVEITVYEDRTFTFILKTPPAAELIKKAAGVAKGSGTPHTVKVAKLTMDQVREIAEQKQADLNANDIDAAAKIIAGTARSMGITVEA, encoded by the coding sequence ATGGCACCGAAGAAGAAGGTCACGGGTCTGATCAAGCTGCAGATCAAGGCCGGCGCCGCCAACCCCGCACCGCCCATCGGGCCGGCGCTGGGACAGCACGGCGTCAACATCATGGAGTTCTGCAAGGCGTACAACGCCCAGACGGAGTCGCAGCGCGGCAACGTCATCCCCGTCGAGATCACCGTCTACGAGGACCGGACGTTCACGTTCATCCTCAAGACGCCCCCGGCCGCGGAGCTCATCAAGAAGGCCGCCGGAGTCGCCAAGGGCTCGGGCACGCCGCACACGGTCAAGGTCGCGAAGCTCACGATGGACCAGGTCCGCGAGATCGCCGAGCAGAAGCAGGCCGACCTCAACGCCAACGACATCGACGCCGCGGCGAAGATCATCGCCGGCACCGCCCGCTCCATGGGCATCACGGTCGAGGCCTAG
- the nusG gene encoding transcription termination/antitermination protein NusG: protein MAESKRDDVDLAPAAEQSSEVDAVQEGHSIESSEESSDAAEHTALHVEGDSVETDLTAALDAMESVDDPEADAIVEDALDIDSPDEAEAAVEATDDEAEEEAAEEALEPADVTPATADDIAEAEADLVPDEDASAEDAAEVDPYEEFRKELRSKPGKWYVIHSYAGFERRVKSNIENRMVSLNMEDDIYQIEVPMEDVVEIKNGQRKMVNRVRIPGYVLVRMALNEDSWSVVRHTPGVTGFVGNAHNPTPLRFEEAFSMLKSLVEIKEVAQVKGQPTKGGQAQRVVAAEVDFEIGETITIKEGSFAGLPGSISEIKPESGKLTVLVSLFERETPVELSFDQVTKL from the coding sequence TTGGCTGAGAGCAAGCGCGACGACGTCGACCTCGCCCCCGCGGCGGAGCAGTCCTCCGAGGTGGACGCGGTCCAGGAGGGCCACTCCATCGAGTCCTCCGAGGAGAGCTCGGACGCGGCGGAGCACACCGCCCTGCACGTCGAGGGCGACTCGGTCGAGACCGACCTGACGGCCGCGCTCGACGCGATGGAGTCCGTCGACGACCCCGAGGCCGACGCCATCGTCGAGGACGCGCTCGACATCGACTCGCCCGACGAGGCCGAGGCCGCCGTCGAAGCGACCGACGACGAGGCGGAGGAGGAGGCAGCCGAGGAGGCTCTCGAGCCCGCCGACGTCACGCCCGCCACCGCGGACGACATCGCCGAGGCTGAGGCCGACCTGGTGCCCGACGAGGACGCGTCCGCCGAGGACGCCGCCGAGGTCGACCCCTACGAGGAGTTCCGCAAGGAGCTCCGCTCCAAGCCGGGCAAGTGGTACGTCATCCACTCCTACGCGGGCTTCGAGCGCCGCGTGAAGAGCAACATCGAGAACCGCATGGTGTCGCTCAACATGGAGGACGACATCTACCAGATCGAGGTCCCGATGGAGGACGTCGTCGAGATCAAGAACGGCCAGCGCAAGATGGTCAACCGCGTGCGCATCCCCGGCTACGTGCTGGTGCGCATGGCCCTCAACGAGGACAGCTGGTCGGTCGTCCGCCACACCCCCGGCGTCACGGGCTTCGTGGGCAACGCCCACAACCCCACGCCCCTCCGCTTCGAGGAGGCCTTCTCCATGCTGAAGAGCCTCGTCGAGATCAAGGAGGTGGCGCAGGTCAAGGGCCAGCCCACCAAGGGCGGCCAGGCGCAGCGCGTCGTCGCCGCCGAGGTCGACTTCGAGATCGGCGAGACCATCACGATCAAGGAGGGCTCGTTCGCGGGCCTCCCCGGCTCCATCAGCGAGATCAAGCCCGAGAGCGGCAAGCTCACGGTGCTCGTCTCCCTGTTCGAGCGCGAGACCCCGGTCGAGCTCAGCTTCGACCAGGTCACCAAGCTCTAG